From Pyrenophora tritici-repentis strain M4 chromosome 1, whole genome shotgun sequence, the proteins below share one genomic window:
- a CDS encoding FUN14 domain containing protein has protein sequence MAFVLPGLRRGLMACTPLILCTPVLAYQFRYSNRIRCDGPNPLTKITNDLTSNYTTEASTPILTQSGAVNPQAIRQISMGSILGVIGGLGISIFSKPLAVLIGLGIFTLQFIESRGIHVIPYSFLERRVKSMNVRSLVRDNVAFKLSFGLTFAMAAFAEF, from the exons ATGGCCTTCGTACTCCCCGGTCTGCGCAGAGGCCTGATGGCCTGTACACCACTCATTCTCTGCACGCCAGTTTTGGCGTACCAGTTCCGATACTCGAACCGCATACGCTGTGATGGACCGAATCCCCTCACCAAAATTACCAACGATCTTACGAGTAACTATACCACGGAAGCCAGTACTCCAATTCTCACTCAATCGGGCGCTGTGAACCCACAGGCCATCAGACAAATCAGCATGGGAAGCATTCTGGGTGTCATCGGAGGACTGGGGATCAGTATCTTCAGCAAACCACTTGCTGTCTTGATCGGGCTAGGGATATTTACTTTGCAG TTCATCGAATCGCGAGGTATCCATGTCATTCCATACTCATTCCTTGAGCGTCGGGTGAAGTCGATGAACGTCCGATCATTGGTGCGGGACAATGTCGCTTTCAAGCTGTCTTTCGGTCTGACGTTTGCGATGGCCGCGTTTGCCGAGTTCTAG
- a CDS encoding Phosphodiest domain containing protein — translation MLNSDWNAMIMHYLGLDHIGHKAGPKSPNMIPKQIEMDGIVRDIYSAMENEDHLSNTLLVLCGDHGMNDGGNHGGSSPGETSPALVFMSPKLTKITNSSQRKSPVKPKNEGEFEYYRMVEQSDIAPTLAGLLGFPVPQNNLGVFLDEFLAFWDKASDRAQILYRNAKQMKKIVEAKYTNLRFDESVVSTKDMGFECSESSGLRLTDGQTLACLWQGVVTAMGDEGDVHSHLYKFMHLAQETMSSTASNYDLTRLFTGTGLAFLICALSFFTLPSFRPVTPAGVYYSLALALYSVLMFASSYVEEEHNFWYWATSGWLLCLFFCNMRKEWYNNWIFHPAIMVLATHRVIRRWNQTGQKYAGADDIVNSGVFHGSYSVILWILIGATYMDITIRLARHVARSIATFDTESKPRNVELESTDQNRMFGTIAVLPLCGTAFIFKLAFTLKDAPELTSGVSTALMSRVDGLDLVGLVRMIFGGLLLSGSWIVVAEWTRSVRRTKRGAQGNGELAVAFFDLTTLFILTQTKAQNIPLYFLFRLQYFFLTLLDLTPTAVTLTTLLLTQTSFFALGNSNAISSIDLSNSYNGISGYNVVAVGTLVFVSNWAGPMYWSLAGILLLGDHGRTQRFVDTRELHVADWVAKEREWLNEMARKEEKGREIRKTRKEWVGHVSLLTFWTGAMLAAVMASCTALRQHLFIWTVFSPKFLFAMAWGTAWHLGVTVGLGGLVWWLGSW, via the exons ATGCTGAACAGTGACTGGAATGCCATGATCATGCATTACTTGGGCTTGGATCACATTGGGCACAAGGCCGGTCCTAAGAG CCCAAACATGATTCCTAAGCAAATCGAGATGGATGGTATTGTTCGCGACATTTACAGTGCTATGGAAAATGAGGATCATCTTTCCAATACCCTCCTCGTTCTTTGCGGTGATCATGGCATGAATGATGGGGGAAATCACGGTGGCTCGTCGCCAGGCGAGACATCCCCAGCACTAGTCTTTATGAGTCCAAAACTCACCAAAATCACCAATTCCTCCCAAAGAAAAAGCCCTGTAAAGCCAAAGAATGAAGGAGAATTCGAGTATTATCGCATGGTTGAACAGAGCGATATCGCCCCGACCCTCGCTGGCCTACTTGGATTTCCTGTTCCGCAGAACAACCTCGGTGTCTTTCTCGATGAATTCTTGGCATTCTGGGACAAGG CTTCGGATCGCGCCCAGATCTTGTACCGTAATGCGaagcagatgaagaagatTGTCGAAGCCAAGTACACTAACTTACGGTTCGACGAGAGTGTAGTATCAACTAAGGATATGGGATTCGAATGCTCCGAGTCCAGT GGTTTGCGCCTGACAGATGGTCAGACTCTAGCATGTCTTTGGCAGGGAGTCGTCACTGCAATGGGAGACGAGGGCGATGTACACAGCCACCTCTACAAG TTCATGCACCTTGCCCAAGAAACAATGTCCAGCACCGCCTCGAACTACGACCTTACTCGGCTCTTCACCGGCACAGGTCTGGCTTTCCTCATATGTGCCTTGAGTTTCTTTACGCTTCCTTCTTTCCGGCCAGTAACTCCAGCTGGTGTCTACTACAGCCTAGCTCTTGCACTCTACTCTGTCCTAATGTTTGCGTCATCATACGTCGAAGAAGAACATAACTTCTGGTATTGGGCTACATCCGGTTGGCTCTTATGTCTATTCTTTTGCAATATGCGAAAGGAATGGTACAACAATTGGATCTTTCATCCAGCGATCATGGTGCTAGCCACACATAGGGTCATCCGGCGATGGAACCAAACCGGACAAAAGTATGCTGGTGCGGATGATATTGTCAACAGTGGAGTTTTTCATGGCAGCTATTCCGTCATCCTGTGGATACTGATTGGTGCCACGTACATGGATATTACCATCCGACTGGCTAGACACGTTGCACGGTCTATTGCAACATTCGATACTGAGAGTAAACCTCGAAATGTCGAACTTGAATCCACGGACCAGAACCGTATGTTTGGTACCATTGCCGTGCTACCACTTTGTGGCACAGCCTTCATCTTCAAGTTGGCGTTCACGTTGAAAGATGCCCCGGAGCTGACAAGCGGTGTCAGCACGGCTTTGATGTCAAGAGTCGATGGCTTGGACCTTGTCGGTCTCGTGCGGATGATATTTGGTGGCCTACTACTGAGTGGGAGTTGGATCGTAGTCGCAGAATGGACTCGATCTGTTCGGCGAACGAAACGCGGGGCCCAAGGCAACGGTG AACTAGCCGTTGCTTTCTTCGATCTAACAACGCTTTTCATCCTCACACAGACAAAGGCTCAAAACATACCCCTTTACTTCCTCTTCAGACTCCAATACTTCTTTCTCA CCCTCCTCGACCTCACTCCAACAGCCGTAACCCTAACAACCCTCCTCCTGACCCAAACATCATTCTTCGCCCTCGGAAACAGCAACGCAATCTCCTCCATCGACCTTTCAAACTCGTACAACGGCATCTCAGGCTACAACGTAGTCGCCGTCGGCACCCTCGTCTTCGTCTCAAACTGGGCCGGCCCCATGTACTGGTCCCTAGCTGGTATATTACTTCTCGGCGACCACGGCCGCACACAACGCTTCGTCGATACCAGGGAACTCCACGTCGCAGACTGGGTAGCCAAGGAGCGCGAGTGGCTGAATGAAATGGCGAGGAAAGAGGAAAAGGGGAGAGAGATACGGAAGACGCGGAAGGAGTGGGTGGGACATGTGTCATTATTGACGTTTTGGACTGGGGCCATGTTGGCAGCGGTTATGGCGTCTTGTACAGCGTTGAGACAGCATCTTTTTATTTGGACCGTGTTTAGTCCCAAGTTTTTGTTTGCCATGGCGTGGGGGACAGCGTGGCATTTGGGGGTCACAGTTGGGCTTGGGGGTTTGGTTTGGTGGTTAGGAAGTTGGTAG
- a CDS encoding IBR domain containing protein has protein sequence MAPSTRLRAMPSRRVDYAESSSAAPSGTRANPILADDSPEPRSSPEPPRRVHRDRPRRPVVAPRPRSFLGPFTPVPPPVLNRVPRVKAGAIVKPKQKARPSKQECLLCAVTKGTSRCFKKSENVCEHFQVICNQCIQKMLKTKVAQQQLEKAELICPFGNCGHELDFGALKTTLLKHVFEAYDTAVMKYTLSTSDWYITCLSSKCGLPFSIEDCMKKKSTTKAITCPYCEYKSCLECYRPWDTHDGVNCDEAKKSEDAKSEATLKKMGAKPCPNCGINIQKDGGCDHIKCQHCRYNFCWTCLVGYKANMEHLGNCPQRVRPIANDPGNWVPHNLDNNQIVALITQAYERRNDPVPPHALPLAPAPNNGD, from the exons ATGGCGCCTTCAACTCGATTGCGAGCCATGCCAAGTCGCCGGGTTGATTACGCAGAATCGTCTTCAGCTGCCCCATCAGGCACGCGTGCTAATCCTATCCTCGCCGATGACAGTCCGGAACCTAGATCGTCGCCAGAGCCACCTAGACGTGTCCATAGAGATCGCCCTAGGCGCCCCGTTGTCGCTCCTCGGCCGCGGTCCTTTCTGGGCCCTTTTACACCTGTTCCTCCGCCAGTTCTGAATCGTGTTCCTCGTGTCAAGGCCGGCGCTATCGTGAAGCCAAAGCAGAAGGCACGCCCGTCCAAGCAAGAGTGCTTACTATGTGCGGTTACAAAGGGCACCAGCCGTTGCTTCAAGAAATCAGAAAATGTTTGCGAGCATTTCCAGGTCATCTGCAACCAATGCATCCAAAAAATGCTCAAGACAAAGGTTGCTCAGCAACAACTCGAAAAAGCAGAGCTGATCTGTCCCTTTGGCAATTGCGGGCATGAACTCGACTTTGGAGCTCTCAAGACCACATTGCTGAAGCATGTATTCGAAGC CTACGATACAGCCGTCATGAAATACACTCTATCTACAAGCGACTGGTACATCACCTGTCTCTCATCTAAATGCGGCCTACCATTCTCTATCGAAGACTGcatgaagaagaagagcacTACCAAGGCCATCACGTGCCCTTATTGCGAGTATAAATCCTGCCTTGAGTGTTACCGACCCTGGGACACGCACGATGGCGTTAATTGTGACGAGGCGAAGAAGTCAGAAGACGCAAAGTCCGAGGCGACCCTCAAGAAGATGGGCGCGAAGCCCTGTCCAAATTGCGGGATCAATATCCAGAAGGATGGTGGATGCGACCACATAAAGT GTCAGCACTGCCGTTACAACTTCTGCTGGACCTGTCTCGTCGGATACAAGGCCAACATGGAACATCTCGGTAACTGCCCTCAGCGGGTACGCCCTATTGCCAACGATCCTGGTAACTGGGTTCCTCATAACCTCGACAACAATCAAATCGTCGCGCTCATAACCCAGGCGTATGAGCGTAGAAACGACCCGGTTCCACCTCATGCTCTACCCCTTGCTCCAGCACCCAACAATGGTGACTGA